One genomic segment of Gottschalkia acidurici 9a includes these proteins:
- a CDS encoding ABC transporter permease — MKIIIKFLLLNIKEKKFRTFLILLSITLSTALLFASIGMSENITEMYLEQMQKKIGSAEIIIYPNKDSPSPKLRSNKAYKYIEDLDYIIENSNEMVTFEHSKEEKIVFDLQGFNIEDLQNMNPITIEEEYNLQPFNGKKIIIDSKTAEKYDLKLGSTLNVKADNHKYNFTVSAIASTSGILTPGSQSNTAIVPIETINDLFGEKGKASRIYIKTKDSGNIDNLLEKLSEEYRRYEVKQTITQEDITQHTDMISKPFMLMLALVIFISIFVIYTSFKVISMERMPLIGTFRSIGATKRITDFLLLMESAVYGVLGGVLGCGLGYLILYGMINVLATDPYQSEKMEVNMVITLGQFIISFFGAIILSFISSILPIVKVSKVSVRDIVLNTYEDKKERKGIKTVLGLVLFIISMITPLFIPMKVALIVDSICLILISLSLILLIPFITDKFILLFELIYSYTFGNIGIIAVKNLRDNKGVMNNIALLTIGIASLLMINTLSYSVGIEVLDVYSDGKFDIMLYHPEGNKNVEQRLRSIEGVISTYGVYEANNIKVLEQGEEISSAIGIDQNKYFDYWDFNIGKDQKSVLKNFDSDRNIILSSFLKNKLGVKEDDYINLEMERGSRNYRIVGFVDTLMYNGNIALLPERYLKLDMKVQNYSDIYLKSSHNPEEVMKKIKEKFNRENIWGMTLNQLQIDNMQQNNQLFILLKGFSIMSMIIGIFGVLNNFVVSFLSRKRSMAVMRSVGMSKTQITKMLYIEALTGGIIGGITGALGGLSFVFISPYILMGMNLPIKMHYSPSMFVVATISSIIITVIASVSPSFKSTRLNIIESIKYE, encoded by the coding sequence ATGAAAATAATCATTAAGTTTCTTTTATTAAACATCAAAGAGAAAAAATTTCGGACGTTTTTAATTTTACTATCTATTACATTATCTACAGCCCTTCTATTTGCATCTATAGGAATGTCTGAGAATATTACAGAAATGTATCTTGAGCAAATGCAAAAAAAGATTGGTTCTGCTGAAATAATAATTTATCCGAATAAAGACTCTCCTTCTCCAAAACTCAGATCTAATAAGGCATATAAGTATATAGAAGATTTAGACTATATTATTGAAAACTCTAATGAAATGGTAACCTTTGAACACTCTAAAGAAGAAAAGATAGTATTTGATCTTCAGGGATTTAATATTGAAGACTTACAAAATATGAATCCTATAACTATAGAAGAAGAATATAACTTACAACCGTTTAATGGAAAAAAGATAATAATAGATAGCAAAACAGCAGAAAAATATGACTTGAAGCTTGGTAGCACCTTAAATGTAAAGGCTGATAATCATAAATACAACTTTACCGTTTCAGCTATAGCTTCTACTAGTGGAATATTAACACCTGGGAGCCAAAGTAACACAGCCATAGTGCCTATAGAAACAATAAATGATCTCTTTGGTGAAAAAGGTAAAGCTTCAAGAATATATATTAAGACTAAAGATAGTGGCAATATTGATAACTTGCTAGAGAAACTCTCAGAGGAATATAGACGATATGAAGTAAAGCAAACTATTACACAAGAAGATATTACACAGCATACTGACATGATATCTAAGCCGTTTATGTTAATGCTAGCATTAGTCATATTTATAAGTATATTCGTTATATATACTTCATTCAAAGTTATTTCTATGGAACGTATGCCTCTGATAGGGACATTTAGAAGTATTGGAGCAACAAAGCGGATAACGGACTTTTTATTACTTATGGAAAGTGCTGTTTATGGAGTATTAGGAGGAGTATTAGGATGTGGATTAGGCTATTTAATACTATATGGAATGATTAATGTCTTAGCTACAGACCCCTATCAGTCAGAGAAAATGGAAGTAAATATGGTAATTACTTTAGGTCAGTTTATAATATCTTTTTTTGGAGCTATCATTTTATCTTTTATAAGTTCAATACTACCAATAGTAAAAGTTTCTAAAGTTTCTGTAAGAGATATAGTATTAAATACATATGAAGACAAAAAAGAGAGAAAAGGTATAAAGACAGTGCTAGGTTTGGTGTTATTTATAATTTCAATGATTACACCTTTATTCATTCCTATGAAAGTGGCACTAATTGTAGATTCAATATGTTTAATTTTGATTTCTCTATCATTAATATTACTGATTCCTTTTATTACAGATAAATTCATATTACTTTTTGAATTGATTTACTCTTATACTTTTGGAAATATAGGGATTATAGCTGTAAAAAATTTAAGAGATAACAAAGGTGTTATGAATAATATTGCATTACTTACTATCGGAATTGCAAGCTTGTTAATGATAAATACTTTAAGTTACAGTGTAGGAATTGAAGTATTAGATGTATATAGTGATGGAAAATTTGATATTATGCTTTATCATCCAGAAGGTAATAAGAATGTGGAGCAAAGACTTAGAAGTATTGAGGGTGTTATTTCTACATATGGAGTATATGAGGCTAATAATATAAAGGTTTTAGAACAAGGAGAAGAGATATCTTCAGCTATTGGAATAGATCAAAATAAGTATTTTGATTATTGGGACTTCAATATTGGAAAAGACCAAAAAAGCGTTTTGAAAAATTTTGATTCAGATAGAAATATTATATTAAGTAGTTTTCTTAAAAATAAATTAGGAGTAAAAGAGGATGATTATATTAATCTAGAAATGGAAAGGGGAAGTCGCAATTATCGCATTGTTGGGTTTGTAGATACACTTATGTATAACGGAAACATAGCATTATTACCAGAACGATACTTAAAATTAGATATGAAGGTACAGAATTATTCAGATATATATTTAAAATCCAGCCACAATCCCGAAGAAGTAATGAAAAAAATAAAAGAAAAATTTAACCGAGAAAATATATGGGGAATGACATTAAATCAACTTCAGATAGATAATATGCAACAGAATAATCAACTTTTCATTTTGCTAAAAGGATTTTCAATAATGTCTATGATTATAGGAATTTTTGGTGTACTAAATAACTTTGTCGTGAGCTTTTTAAGTAGAAAAAGATCTATGGCTGTAATGAGATCTGTGGGAATGAGTAAAACCCAAATTACTAAAATGTTATATATTGAAGCTTTAACAGGAGGAATAATAGGAGGAATAACAGGTGCCTTAGGAGGACTAAGTTTTGTTTTTATATCACCATATATTCTCATGGGCATGAACTTACCTATAAAGATGCACTACTCTCCTTCAATGTTTGTTGTTGCTACTATTAGTTCTATTATTATTACTGTAATTGCTTCTGTTAGTCCGTCTTTTAAATCAACAAGATTAAATATTATAGAGTCTATTAAATACGAGTAG
- a CDS encoding LysE family translocator — protein sequence MFETILILKGIIIGMIVCIPVGPLGLLSVQRSMSKGQLIGLLSGMGASVSDSIYCTLAIFGASFINDILEKYTYLINEVMGILFFIVGLSIILSTKKKNRTIKDREGIENKKEQLIYTFTSTFMMGLSNPMTFFVFVTAFTKLGIDLQPENIIQNILFILSILLGSCILWIIITTIIKSTKKVLNVKVFIYMDRIIGLMICLFGIFSILKEVIKF from the coding sequence ATGTTTGAAACTATACTCATTTTAAAAGGAATTATTATCGGTATGATTGTGTGCATTCCTGTAGGGCCTTTAGGACTTTTATCTGTACAAAGAAGTATGTCTAAAGGGCAATTAATAGGTTTATTATCTGGAATGGGTGCTTCGGTATCAGATTCAATCTATTGTACTTTAGCAATCTTTGGAGCTAGTTTTATTAATGATATTCTCGAAAAGTATACTTATCTTATAAATGAAGTGATGGGAATTTTATTTTTTATTGTAGGTTTAAGCATTATTTTAAGTACTAAAAAGAAAAATAGAACTATAAAAGACAGAGAAGGTATCGAAAATAAAAAAGAACAACTTATATACACTTTCACATCTACTTTTATGATGGGATTATCAAATCCAATGACATTTTTCGTATTTGTAACAGCATTCACAAAACTAGGGATAGATCTACAGCCAGAAAATATTATACAGAATATATTATTTATACTGTCTATATTACTAGGTTCTTGTATATTATGGATAATTATTACAACCATAATAAAGTCAACTAAGAAAGTACTTAACGTAAAAGTTTTCATATATATGGATAGAATTATAGGTCTTATGATTTGTTTGTTTGGTATATTTAGTATCTTAAAAGAGGTAATAAAATTTTGA
- a CDS encoding MATE family efflux transporter produces the protein MAYNGSSEAITQLCGGLSTMLFNWILIKKFGEVGISAFATVQYISLVINAIIIGISRGVAAIISVNFGGRLFNRVKHTLTLAIKTVTIVGFICTIVLLIFKNPLISIFIQDNQEVFLNAQEIIVYYSFNFIFVGANVVINTFYTAINDPKRSAVLAISRYLLLIGCFIVLPFILETVGLWLSFAIAEIICLIISCASLKRTQYTCLNS, from the coding sequence ATGGCATATAACGGCTCTTCAGAAGCGATTACACAACTTTGTGGAGGCTTGTCTACTATGCTATTTAATTGGATTTTAATTAAGAAATTTGGGGAAGTTGGTATATCTGCATTTGCAACTGTTCAATATATTTCTCTTGTTATTAACGCTATTATTATAGGAATATCACGCGGTGTAGCTGCTATTATTAGTGTAAACTTTGGCGGTAGATTATTTAATCGAGTGAAGCACACTCTTACTCTTGCAATAAAAACGGTAACAATAGTAGGCTTTATCTGTACCATTGTATTATTGATTTTCAAGAACCCATTGATTTCAATCTTTATTCAGGATAATCAAGAGGTGTTTTTAAATGCTCAGGAGATTATTGTATATTATAGTTTTAACTTTATTTTTGTTGGGGCTAATGTAGTTATCAACACGTTCTATACTGCTATTAACGACCCAAAGAGATCAGCAGTATTAGCGATAAGTCGATACTTACTCTTAATAGGGTGTTTCATCGTTCTACCTTTCATTTTAGAAACCGTTGGTCTATGGCTATCTTTTGCTATTGCAGAAATAATTTGCTTAATCATTAGTTGTGCAAGTTTAAAAAGAACACAGTATACTTGCTTAAACAGTTAA